One genomic segment of Mycolicibacterium gilvum includes these proteins:
- a CDS encoding TIGR04255 family protein yields MTIDPHTLRPAEDVPLGGLPSADPTLLGNAPLEVAVIEIRYTARTDEITPEVAAAFRDDLVENTGVDFPSIQPTVQQQMRIDFGANGVSQVAAESSGWQIASADGAHVTLMPDILIMQVNRYERWRTSMKAPLTVLVESLGRLVKPSLVHRIGLRYVDRFHDSGFNSAEAWRGRIDDTLLGPVLNPVFGGSVRGAQQQVEIRLDDHHGALLRHGPVRDDSGKCVQYLLDTDVFRHSSFTFDVREVVISAERLNRTSLSLFQASVTDTYLKELREGSAK; encoded by the coding sequence GACCCTGCTCGGAAACGCTCCCCTCGAAGTCGCAGTGATCGAGATCCGGTATACCGCCCGTACCGACGAGATCACACCGGAGGTCGCCGCTGCTTTCCGGGACGACCTTGTGGAGAACACGGGGGTGGACTTCCCGAGCATTCAACCCACCGTCCAACAGCAGATGAGGATCGACTTCGGGGCCAACGGCGTTTCCCAGGTGGCAGCGGAGTCCAGTGGGTGGCAAATTGCTTCCGCGGACGGAGCACACGTCACGCTCATGCCCGACATCCTGATCATGCAGGTCAACCGCTACGAGCGGTGGCGTACCAGCATGAAGGCTCCGCTAACCGTTCTGGTCGAATCTCTCGGACGGTTAGTCAAGCCATCGTTGGTGCACCGCATCGGTCTGCGGTACGTCGACCGCTTCCATGACAGTGGGTTCAACTCTGCAGAGGCTTGGCGTGGCCGGATCGACGACACCCTTCTGGGCCCTGTGCTTAACCCAGTGTTCGGCGGCAGTGTTCGAGGTGCTCAACAGCAGGTGGAGATCCGGCTTGATGATCATCACGGCGCGTTGCTGCGGCATGGACCAGTTCGCGATGATTCGGGCAAGTGCGTGCAGTATCTACTCGATACGGACGTGTTCCGCCACTCCTCATTCACGTTCGACGTGCGAGAGGTCGTCATCTCAGCGGAGCGGCTGAACCGCACTTCGTTGTCACTTTTTCAGGCGTCGGTTACCGATACCTACCTGAAAGAGCTTCGAGAAGGGAGCGCGAAATGA
- a CDS encoding TetR/AcrR family transcriptional regulator, whose translation MSDSQPAPVPDDDVDPRRIRSRNRLLDAAATLLSTGGVEAVTIDAVTKASKVARTTLYRHFQSSSHLLAATFERLLPQVATPVPTSGPLRDQLIELLSRQAALFNDAPLHVTTLAWLSLGPTGPTNEADDRHTSGALRARVVDQYRQPFDAILSSPTAQAELENFDRELALCQLVGPLAFARMTGIRGITHDDCENLVDGFLAAHCKSDDGETKRVKAASLHAGRPLA comes from the coding sequence GTGAGCGACAGTCAGCCAGCGCCGGTCCCTGACGATGACGTGGACCCGCGGCGAATCCGGTCTCGAAATCGACTGCTGGATGCAGCCGCGACCCTTCTGAGCACTGGCGGCGTGGAAGCCGTCACGATCGATGCCGTCACCAAAGCGTCCAAAGTGGCCAGAACCACGCTTTACCGCCATTTCCAAAGTTCGTCGCACCTGCTCGCAGCCACGTTCGAACGCTTGCTTCCCCAGGTGGCGACTCCGGTACCGACCAGCGGCCCTCTGCGTGACCAGTTGATCGAATTGCTAAGCCGCCAAGCCGCTCTTTTCAACGACGCGCCACTGCATGTCACGACGCTGGCATGGCTGTCCCTTGGTCCCACCGGCCCGACGAACGAAGCCGATGATCGACACACATCCGGCGCGTTGCGGGCCCGAGTCGTCGACCAGTACCGGCAACCGTTCGACGCCATACTCTCTAGCCCGACGGCGCAAGCCGAGTTGGAGAACTTCGACCGAGAACTGGCGCTGTGCCAACTGGTCGGCCCACTGGCGTTTGCCCGGATGACCGGGATTCGCGGCATCACTCACGACGACTGCGAGAACCTCGTCGATGGCTTTCTCGCCGCCCACTGCAAGAGCGACGATGGCGAGACCAAGCGCGTGAAGGCCGCCAGTCTGCATGCAGGGCGACCGCTCGCATAG
- a CDS encoding PaaI family thioesterase, translated as MGCGPDNPHGLQLVVHRRGDAVYSDVIFDERHIGAPGLAHGGAVAAACDDVLGFTLWIAGTPAVTRSLTVEYLRPVPLHQPHRITAHIRCREGRALHVMATGTDSDGANRFTATAVFVAVSQDHFAAHGDVSAFGGLLEQFSRHGGLDDGRP; from the coding sequence ATGGGTTGCGGCCCCGACAATCCCCACGGACTGCAGTTGGTGGTGCACCGCCGCGGCGACGCGGTGTACTCCGACGTGATTTTCGACGAGCGCCACATCGGGGCTCCTGGGCTGGCCCATGGCGGAGCAGTTGCGGCGGCGTGCGATGACGTCTTGGGATTCACATTGTGGATCGCCGGCACACCAGCGGTGACTCGCAGCCTGACAGTGGAGTATCTGCGGCCGGTACCTCTGCATCAACCCCACAGGATCACCGCCCACATCCGGTGCCGCGAAGGACGGGCTCTGCACGTCATGGCGACGGGCACTGATTCCGATGGGGCCAACCGCTTCACCGCCACTGCGGTATTTGTCGCGGTCAGCCAGGATCACTTCGCTGCGCACGGCGACGTCAGTGCTTTTGGCGGCCTTCTCGAACAGTTCTCACGTCACGGCGGCCTCGACGACGGGCGACCATGA
- a CDS encoding TetR family transcriptional regulator, which translates to MTLPLSRSHGKTRPLEAKSAGGRTRTAVAPASHSSTQRREAILDAALLVATSGGYEAVQMRSVAERAGIAVGTLYRHFPAKTNLLVAALSREFRRLDSADDWASGDGTPLERLERLTTHLHDRWQRDPWLTSAMTRAFAVADTRAAAELDCAAAEIQTLLARTLRGGEPTPADLHIAAIISDVWLANLVAFCGHRASAADTRERIDLATRRVVTSRARPAETA; encoded by the coding sequence ATGACGCTCCCCCTTTCTCGCAGCCATGGCAAAACCCGACCGCTGGAGGCAAAATCAGCCGGCGGCCGGACGCGGACCGCTGTAGCGCCCGCCTCGCATTCATCCACCCAGCGCCGGGAAGCGATTCTGGACGCGGCCCTGCTCGTGGCCACGTCAGGTGGCTATGAGGCGGTTCAGATGCGGTCGGTCGCCGAGCGGGCCGGTATCGCCGTCGGCACGCTCTACCGCCACTTCCCGGCGAAGACCAACTTGTTGGTGGCGGCGCTATCGCGCGAGTTTCGCCGACTCGACTCGGCTGACGACTGGGCTAGCGGTGACGGCACGCCATTGGAACGGCTCGAACGTCTCACCACACACCTACATGACCGCTGGCAGCGCGATCCCTGGCTGACATCAGCCATGACACGAGCGTTCGCCGTTGCAGACACCCGGGCAGCCGCAGAACTAGACTGCGCCGCCGCCGAAATTCAGACCCTGCTGGCCCGCACGCTCAGGGGCGGCGAACCGACTCCAGCCGATTTACACATCGCCGCGATCATCTCCGACGTGTGGCTGGCCAACCTCGTGGCCTTTTGTGGCCACCGAGCGTCGGCCGCCGATACTCGCGAACGCATCGACCTGGCCACTCGGCGCGTGGTGACCAGCCGCGCACGACCCGCGGAAACCGCATAA
- a CDS encoding DUF6188 family protein translates to MYTQWIENCVVQRVSVRDGLVLDLDDYNEIVISCPLLLTLPAVDPYPAEAVRIDPLKIATDERPLLNLAGAVCTQAWSGDDGGLHLRFSRGHSIDVDPDSEETAWELYGKRHGYMACLPRGRVRVVRHDLPDSDDANILNNAAQPSAGSARQTH, encoded by the coding sequence ATGTATACCCAATGGATCGAAAATTGTGTCGTGCAACGCGTCTCCGTGCGCGACGGCCTGGTCCTGGACCTGGACGACTACAACGAGATTGTCATCTCGTGCCCCTTGCTGCTGACACTGCCTGCGGTCGACCCGTATCCCGCAGAAGCGGTACGCATCGATCCACTCAAGATCGCGACTGACGAACGCCCGTTGTTGAACCTCGCCGGCGCGGTGTGCACTCAGGCCTGGTCCGGCGACGATGGAGGGCTACACCTGAGGTTCTCGCGTGGACACAGCATCGACGTCGACCCCGATTCCGAGGAAACGGCATGGGAGTTGTACGGCAAGCGCCACGGCTACATGGCATGCCTACCCCGGGGGCGGGTACGCGTGGTCCGCCACGACCTCCCCGACAGCGACGACGCCAACATCCTCAACAACGCCGCACAACCGTCGGCGGGGTCGGCGCGACAGACGCACTAA
- a CDS encoding LLM class flavin-dependent oxidoreductase, protein MSTYGLSVLGADLKSLAQTAHAADAAGFDAVWASEFYSRSGSISMAAMANCTQNCRIGSSILYGVGRSPLVLATEARDLDELSNGRLVLGIGNGTKRMMSDWHGVPDTSAPALRMEELVMLLRRIWNLHEGPIHHEGRFYRMNLTPTGDVGPSSRPIPIVTAGVRPRMCEAAGRVADGLAGHPLFTTTYVEEIVRPAIARGAAHTGRDPNDVEIISMVMCAIHDDAEVARRELAQQIAFYSSVKSYETVLDVNGFASEGRTIREAFAQRDFPAMFAAVSEEMIDTMGVAGTAHEVREQLRRYDGVLDHIMLYSPSVGIAPERVQQNLDSIIRECSPASMSPGQSGPRSI, encoded by the coding sequence ATGAGCACCTACGGCCTGTCGGTTCTCGGCGCGGATTTGAAGTCACTGGCCCAGACCGCACACGCCGCCGATGCGGCCGGGTTCGACGCCGTATGGGCCTCGGAGTTCTACTCCCGGTCGGGTTCGATCTCCATGGCCGCGATGGCCAACTGCACACAGAACTGCCGGATCGGTTCCTCCATTCTCTACGGCGTCGGCCGAAGCCCCCTGGTGCTGGCCACCGAGGCGCGTGATCTCGACGAACTCTCCAACGGACGGCTGGTGCTGGGCATCGGCAACGGCACCAAGCGGATGATGAGCGACTGGCACGGCGTGCCCGACACCTCCGCGCCCGCGCTGCGGATGGAAGAACTCGTGATGCTGCTGCGCCGGATATGGAACCTGCATGAAGGCCCGATCCATCACGAGGGTCGTTTTTACAGAATGAATCTCACGCCGACCGGCGACGTGGGACCCTCCAGCCGGCCGATCCCGATCGTCACCGCCGGTGTCCGGCCTCGGATGTGCGAGGCGGCCGGGCGGGTGGCCGACGGGCTGGCCGGACATCCCCTGTTCACCACCACCTACGTCGAGGAGATCGTCCGGCCCGCTATCGCCAGGGGTGCCGCGCACACCGGCCGCGACCCCAATGACGTGGAAATCATTTCCATGGTGATGTGCGCCATCCACGACGACGCCGAGGTCGCCAGGCGCGAACTGGCGCAGCAGATTGCGTTCTACTCCTCGGTCAAATCCTACGAGACGGTACTTGATGTGAACGGCTTCGCCAGCGAAGGCCGAACCATCCGGGAAGCATTCGCCCAGCGCGATTTCCCGGCGATGTTCGCCGCGGTGTCCGAGGAGATGATCGACACCATGGGCGTCGCGGGGACGGCACACGAGGTCCGTGAACAGCTGAGACGCTACGACGGCGTCCTCGACCACATCATGCTGTATTCACCATCGGTTGGCATCGCTCCCGAGCGCGTGCAGCAAAACCTCGACAGCATCATTCGGGAATGCTCGCCCGCCTCGATGTCGCCAGGGCAGTCCGGTCCACGTTCAATCTGA
- a CDS encoding PaaI family thioesterase produces MGARHIFDGRHRGAPGIAHGGAVMTVLDDMVGMLLYVVGEMAVTRRFDTEFYAPVLLGVPYEVSAELVSKTGRKLEVRTELREETTGQLVASASGLFVVVTMAHFTSSIQKATSTPCIVRSPREGRC; encoded by the coding sequence GTGGGTGCCAGGCATATCTTCGACGGCAGACATCGCGGCGCACCCGGTATCGCACATGGCGGCGCAGTCATGACCGTACTCGACGACATGGTGGGCATGTTGCTGTACGTCGTCGGTGAGATGGCCGTCACCCGCAGGTTCGATACCGAGTTCTACGCGCCGGTGTTGCTGGGGGTCCCCTACGAGGTCAGCGCGGAGCTGGTGTCCAAGACCGGCCGGAAACTCGAAGTCCGGACAGAATTGCGCGAGGAGACTACCGGTCAGCTAGTCGCGTCCGCCTCAGGGTTATTCGTCGTCGTCACGATGGCGCACTTCACTAGTTCCATACAGAAGGCGACTTCGACACCCTGCATTGTGCGGTCACCCAGGGAGGGAAGATGCTGA
- a CDS encoding transglutaminase-like domain-containing protein, with the protein MSDTSNESSFLETTGFLDWQHDDVQRFTEDAVGDVRDPVQKARLIFTAVRDRIWYDPYSTDDDPEHYRASYVATASRAYCIPKAVLLTAAARAAGIPARLGFADVRNHLQTTTLRARMGGTDVFVYHGYSELQLNNRWVKATPAFNAELCARFGVPPIDFDGHTDALLHAYDGGGSQHMEYLNDRGWYHDLPFTDIVTELHHRYGPLMAGAGAQRDAFSQEL; encoded by the coding sequence GTGAGCGACACTTCAAACGAATCGAGTTTCCTGGAGACAACTGGGTTCCTCGATTGGCAGCACGACGATGTACAGCGCTTCACCGAGGACGCGGTCGGTGACGTTCGTGACCCTGTGCAGAAGGCGAGGTTGATCTTCACCGCTGTGCGGGACAGGATTTGGTACGATCCCTATAGCACCGACGACGATCCCGAGCATTATCGGGCGAGCTATGTAGCGACAGCGTCGAGGGCGTATTGCATACCGAAGGCGGTGCTGCTGACCGCGGCAGCTCGTGCGGCGGGCATTCCGGCCCGGCTCGGATTCGCGGACGTGCGCAACCATCTGCAGACCACCACATTGCGTGCCCGGATGGGAGGTACCGACGTGTTCGTCTACCACGGATATAGCGAATTACAACTCAACAACCGCTGGGTGAAGGCCACTCCGGCGTTCAATGCCGAGCTCTGCGCGCGATTCGGTGTACCTCCGATCGACTTCGACGGCCACACCGATGCGCTCCTCCATGCCTACGACGGTGGGGGAAGCCAACACATGGAGTACCTCAACGACCGCGGTTGGTACCACGATCTCCCCTTCACCGACATCGTTACAGAGTTGCATCACCGGTACGGCCCGCTCATGGCTGGCGCTGGAGCCCAGCGTGACGCCTTCTCCCAGGAGTTGTGA
- a CDS encoding BtrH N-terminal domain-containing protein, whose product MARIEIPYPHRRGGHCGSGALRDLTEWAQLGWGTETLSEGLVFTLGGALDFSYVRSTQLFPQIYLVGRGSDLEKDYLSRVGANCVVRSTDDADVGWSFVTDEVDKGRPVMVWADIGELPYLRVRLHMSRHDIVITGYDDEQGVAYVVDNDRETTQTVAYDDLRRARSSVGFPTPTRHTTYHVDWPERVPDLGPIAATALAASAAFMRGGAVGAPLLRIEAAEVEASGLKGVQEFADDVRHWPTVFDDDALTAALFGLGAFIEKAGTGGGLFRMLQAQGCQNIADLLGDAAAAEAAAAARHASQAWSELAAAATDAGTSLRSRSLAAAKIAATIPDSETRLVEALETASRSVGTVDTGLEAYLKGYL is encoded by the coding sequence ATGGCGAGGATTGAAATTCCCTATCCCCACAGGAGAGGAGGGCACTGTGGTTCCGGTGCGCTGCGTGACCTTACTGAATGGGCACAACTAGGATGGGGGACAGAAACACTCAGTGAAGGATTGGTCTTCACCCTCGGCGGAGCCTTGGACTTCTCGTACGTCCGCTCTACGCAATTGTTTCCCCAGATCTACCTGGTAGGACGAGGAAGCGACCTGGAAAAAGACTACCTCTCCCGAGTTGGTGCAAACTGCGTAGTGCGATCGACCGATGACGCAGACGTGGGATGGTCATTTGTTACCGACGAAGTCGACAAGGGCCGACCCGTCATGGTCTGGGCTGACATCGGCGAACTTCCTTACCTGCGCGTCCGATTGCACATGAGCCGTCACGACATCGTCATCACCGGATATGATGACGAACAAGGGGTTGCCTATGTGGTCGATAATGACCGCGAGACCACCCAAACGGTGGCTTATGACGACCTGCGCCGGGCGCGGTCCTCGGTAGGGTTCCCTACACCGACCCGGCACACCACATATCACGTCGACTGGCCGGAGCGAGTGCCCGACCTTGGGCCGATTGCCGCCACTGCATTAGCCGCGAGCGCAGCTTTCATGCGCGGCGGTGCCGTAGGTGCGCCGCTACTGCGCATCGAGGCAGCTGAAGTCGAGGCCTCCGGTTTGAAGGGTGTGCAGGAGTTCGCCGATGACGTACGGCATTGGCCAACGGTGTTTGATGACGACGCCCTGACCGCGGCATTGTTCGGGCTCGGGGCGTTCATCGAGAAAGCCGGAACCGGTGGCGGGCTCTTTCGTATGCTGCAAGCACAAGGTTGCCAGAATATCGCCGATCTCCTCGGGGACGCCGCCGCAGCCGAAGCGGCGGCCGCGGCCCGACACGCTTCCCAAGCGTGGTCTGAGCTTGCGGCCGCAGCCACCGATGCCGGCACATCGCTACGGAGTCGTAGTCTCGCTGCGGCCAAAATCGCCGCGACGATCCCGGACTCCGAAACACGCCTCGTCGAAGCCCTCGAAACGGCCAGTCGATCCGTTGGCACTGTCGATACCGGCCTCGAGGCTTATCTGAAAGGCTATCTGTGA
- a CDS encoding NDMA-dependent alcohol dehydrogenase: MKTRAAVLWGLGEKWEVDEIELDPPGADEVLVRLTASGLCHSDEHLVTGDLPFPLPVVGGHEGAGTVVEVGAGVEDLAEGDSVILTFLPSCGHCSYCARGMGNLCDMGAAIMMGPQIDGTYRFHARGEDVGQMCLLGTFSEYTVVPKASLVKVDHGTPLDKAALIGCGVTTGYGSAVRTGDVRAGDTVVVIGAGGIGMNAIQGARIAGALTIVAVDPVEFKREQAGGFGATHAVATIDEAWSLISDITRGKLADVCVLTTDVAEGAYTAEALSLVGKRGRVVITAIGHPEDTSMSGSLLELTLYEKQIRGALYGSSNAAHDIPRLVELYNSGQLKLDELITREYTLDEINEGYDDMRSGRNIRGLIRF; the protein is encoded by the coding sequence ATGAAAACACGCGCTGCCGTGCTCTGGGGCTTGGGAGAGAAGTGGGAGGTTGATGAGATCGAGCTGGATCCGCCCGGTGCGGATGAAGTGCTGGTCCGGTTGACCGCCAGCGGGTTGTGCCATTCAGACGAACACCTGGTGACCGGTGATCTGCCGTTTCCGCTGCCCGTCGTCGGTGGTCATGAAGGCGCCGGCACCGTGGTCGAGGTGGGTGCAGGTGTCGAGGACCTGGCCGAGGGCGATTCGGTCATCCTGACGTTCCTGCCGTCTTGCGGGCACTGCTCTTACTGCGCGCGCGGGATGGGAAACCTGTGCGACATGGGTGCGGCGATCATGATGGGACCCCAGATCGACGGCACCTACCGCTTCCATGCCCGCGGCGAGGATGTCGGCCAGATGTGCTTGCTGGGCACGTTCTCGGAATACACCGTGGTGCCGAAGGCCTCCTTGGTCAAGGTTGACCACGGGACACCGTTGGACAAGGCGGCCTTGATCGGTTGCGGTGTCACGACCGGTTACGGCTCGGCGGTACGCACCGGTGACGTGCGCGCCGGGGATACCGTGGTCGTGATCGGCGCCGGCGGCATCGGCATGAATGCGATCCAAGGCGCCCGCATCGCTGGCGCGTTGACCATCGTGGCTGTCGACCCAGTGGAGTTCAAGCGCGAACAAGCTGGCGGTTTCGGCGCGACGCATGCCGTTGCCACCATCGATGAGGCCTGGTCACTGATCAGCGACATCACCCGTGGCAAACTCGCCGACGTCTGCGTCTTGACCACCGACGTCGCCGAAGGGGCCTACACCGCTGAGGCGCTATCACTGGTCGGTAAACGCGGCCGTGTGGTCATTACCGCGATCGGACACCCCGAAGACACGTCGATGTCGGGCTCGCTGCTGGAATTAACGCTGTATGAAAAGCAGATCCGCGGTGCCCTCTACGGCTCGTCCAACGCCGCCCACGACATCCCGCGGCTCGTCGAACTCTACAACTCCGGACAACTCAAACTCGACGAGCTGATCACCCGTGAGTACACCCTCGATGAGATCAATGAGGGCTACGACGACATGCGGTCAGGCCGCAACATCCGAGGACTCATCCGATTCTGA
- a CDS encoding fatty acid--CoA ligase: MQDVALTVPAIVAHAAAVHGDREVLTARGPQQISGVSYHELGQRAARLANALREIGICGDERVATLQWSNQEHLDCYAAVPSMGAVLHTLNLRLPPEQLTWIANHAEDQVIIVDGTVLNLLAAALPSMTSVRTVLVTGTGDLTAVQGCGKDVLRYDDVVAAQPSTFDWPDVDEQSAAAMCYTSGTTGHPKGVVYSHRSTWLHSQSACTSNALGIGHDDTVLAIVPMFHANAWGLPYAAMMAGAQLLLPDRFLQAGPLVEMIEAARPTMAGAVPTIWTDVLHYLRDNPGHDVSSLEMVACGGSAVPRSLMTAYDELGIRIVQAWGMTETSPLAAVALPRNTDTPERSLYLRGTQGRVVAGVQARIVDDSGAEQPWDGLSVGEIQIRGPWITQSYYEHDSPAVSPDGWLCTGDVGTISADAFITLTDRAKDVIKSGGEWISSVELENELAAHPAVRTATVIGVPDDKWQERPLAVVVLAADCTATAAELTEFLRARVAKWWLPERWAFVADVPLTSTGKFDKKKLRRQHADGELAVETLA, from the coding sequence ATGCAGGACGTTGCGTTGACGGTGCCCGCGATCGTGGCCCATGCTGCGGCAGTCCATGGCGATCGCGAGGTGTTGACCGCACGCGGACCCCAACAGATCTCTGGGGTGTCGTATCATGAGTTGGGGCAGCGTGCGGCGCGGTTGGCGAATGCGTTGCGCGAGATAGGCATTTGTGGAGACGAGCGTGTCGCGACGCTGCAGTGGAGCAACCAGGAGCACCTGGACTGTTACGCGGCGGTGCCGTCGATGGGTGCGGTGCTACATACGTTGAATCTGCGGCTGCCACCTGAACAGCTGACGTGGATCGCCAATCATGCCGAAGATCAGGTGATCATCGTCGACGGTACGGTGCTGAACCTGTTGGCGGCGGCGTTGCCGTCGATGACCTCGGTGCGCACGGTGCTGGTGACCGGCACGGGTGATCTTACCGCAGTGCAGGGCTGCGGAAAGGACGTCCTTCGCTACGACGATGTGGTGGCAGCCCAGCCGAGCACGTTCGACTGGCCCGACGTCGACGAGCAGTCGGCCGCAGCGATGTGCTACACGAGCGGTACTACCGGGCACCCGAAAGGCGTTGTCTACAGCCACCGTTCGACGTGGTTGCACTCTCAATCGGCGTGCACCTCGAACGCCTTGGGCATCGGTCATGACGACACGGTGTTGGCGATCGTTCCGATGTTCCACGCTAATGCCTGGGGGTTGCCGTATGCGGCGATGATGGCGGGGGCGCAGCTTCTGCTGCCTGACCGTTTCCTGCAGGCGGGGCCATTGGTGGAGATGATCGAGGCGGCCCGGCCCACGATGGCGGGCGCTGTGCCGACGATCTGGACCGATGTCTTGCACTACCTGCGCGACAATCCCGGCCACGACGTGAGTTCGCTGGAGATGGTGGCGTGCGGTGGTTCGGCGGTTCCGAGGTCGTTGATGACTGCCTATGACGAACTGGGCATCCGAATCGTGCAGGCCTGGGGGATGACTGAGACCTCCCCGCTGGCTGCGGTCGCTCTGCCGCGGAACACCGACACCCCGGAGAGGTCCCTTTACCTGCGGGGAACCCAAGGCAGGGTAGTGGCCGGTGTGCAGGCGCGCATCGTTGATGACAGCGGTGCAGAACAACCTTGGGACGGACTGTCGGTGGGGGAGATTCAGATCCGCGGCCCGTGGATCACTCAGTCCTATTACGAGCATGACAGTCCGGCGGTGTCGCCGGACGGTTGGTTATGCACCGGGGATGTCGGGACCATCAGCGCCGATGCGTTCATCACTCTCACCGACCGCGCCAAAGACGTGATCAAGTCTGGAGGGGAGTGGATCTCCTCGGTGGAATTGGAGAACGAGTTGGCCGCTCACCCTGCAGTACGCACCGCCACGGTGATTGGAGTGCCCGACGACAAGTGGCAGGAACGGCCGCTGGCAGTGGTGGTCCTGGCCGCTGACTGCACCGCCACCGCTGCGGAGTTGACTGAGTTCCTGCGTGCACGGGTGGCCAAGTGGTGGCTACCGGAACGGTGGGCGTTCGTCGCCGACGTTCCGTTGACGTCTACTGGCAAGTTCGACAAGAAGAAGCTGCGCCGCCAGCATGCCGACGGTGAGCTCGCCGTCGAGACGCTGGCGTGA
- a CDS encoding SCP2 sterol-binding domain-containing protein, producing MAVFKDEDEVYAFLGGIFQRGLEKEGLADKLANSGVVLRVHYTDPDAVVTVDMPKKVVETGAASTAVPNVELFMSADTGNKFWLGKVNLTMAMAKGTVRAKGPVPKLIKLIPQAKNLFPEYRLMLQSQDRQDLIDA from the coding sequence GTGGCGGTATTCAAGGACGAGGACGAGGTCTATGCCTTCTTGGGTGGGATCTTTCAACGGGGCTTGGAGAAGGAGGGACTGGCGGACAAGCTCGCAAATTCGGGTGTGGTGTTACGGGTGCACTACACCGATCCGGACGCGGTGGTAACGGTGGACATGCCGAAGAAGGTGGTGGAGACCGGAGCGGCCAGTACCGCGGTGCCCAACGTGGAGTTGTTCATGTCGGCGGACACTGGAAACAAGTTCTGGCTGGGCAAGGTGAACCTGACGATGGCGATGGCCAAGGGGACGGTGCGCGCAAAGGGCCCGGTGCCGAAGTTGATCAAGTTGATTCCGCAGGCCAAGAATCTGTTCCCCGAGTACCGGTTGATGCTGCAGAGTCAGGATCGGCAGGACCTCATCGATGCGTGA